A genome region from Hymenobacter tibetensis includes the following:
- a CDS encoding YtxH domain-containing protein yields the protein MQDTKGKVIFSLLAAATAGIVTGLLLAPETGEETRAGLKKSAGKFSDDLNKLFKDGLSRLSSLKEQAPASAEQQSDRSAADSLLGSINTPGGFTEPALGSADDFDSDYDGSGGDARHSAGYGKGL from the coding sequence ATGCAAGACACCAAAGGCAAAGTGATTTTTTCTCTGCTTGCTGCAGCCACTGCGGGCATTGTAACGGGCTTGCTATTGGCTCCCGAAACCGGCGAAGAAACTCGGGCAGGCCTCAAAAAGTCGGCTGGTAAGTTCAGCGACGACCTCAATAAACTGTTCAAAGACGGTTTGTCGCGCCTAAGCTCCCTAAAAGAGCAAGCTCCTGCTTCCGCAGAGCAGCAGTCTGACCGCTCAGCGGCCGATAGCCTGCTCGGTTCCATCAATACGCCCGGTGGTTTCACAGAGCCAGCCCTTGGTAGCGCCGACGACTTCGATTCTGACTACGATGGTAGTGGCGGTGATGCCCGTCATTCGGCTGGCTACGGCAAAGGGCTTTAA
- the lysS gene encoding lysine--tRNA ligase codes for MHHLSEQEIIRRNKLEELQKLGIEPYPSELFDVSFYAQEILDNYHPELNNFQEVSLAGRVMSVRVMGKASFAELMDASGRIQLYVNRDEICPGEDKSLYNNVFKKLVDLGDFVGVKGRVFTTMVGEISIHVTEFKFLSKSLRPLPVVREAVDEATGEKKTYDAFTDPEQRYRQRYVDLVVNPQVRDAFVKRTQLVQAMRNYLNDKGYLEVETPILQPLYGGAAARPFKTHHNTLDMTLYLRIANELYLKRLIVGGFDGVYEFSKDFRNEGMSRFHNPEFTQMELYVAYKDYYWMMDLVEEMVERVALTLHGQTEVQVGDNLINFQRPWKRYTMAESIEHFTGFNIDGKSEDELRTAAKELKVALDPSMGKAKIIDEIFGEHVEPKLIQPTFITDYPVEMSPLAKKHRSKPGLVERFEAICNGKEICNAFSELNDPIDQRARFEEQLELGKRGDTEAMVLDEDFLRALEYGMPPTAGLGIGIDRLSMIMTNSNSIQDVLFFPQMKPENTKSENAPKPE; via the coding sequence ATGCATCATCTTAGCGAACAGGAAATAATTCGTCGCAACAAGCTAGAGGAACTCCAGAAGCTTGGTATCGAGCCGTATCCTTCCGAGTTGTTCGACGTCAGTTTCTACGCTCAGGAAATTCTTGACAACTACCACCCCGAGCTAAACAACTTCCAAGAAGTAAGCTTAGCCGGCCGGGTTATGTCGGTACGGGTGATGGGTAAAGCCTCGTTTGCCGAGCTGATGGATGCCTCGGGCCGTATCCAGCTGTACGTAAACCGCGACGAAATCTGCCCTGGCGAAGACAAGTCTCTGTACAACAACGTCTTCAAGAAGCTAGTCGACCTTGGCGACTTTGTGGGCGTGAAGGGCCGCGTGTTTACTACGATGGTAGGTGAAATATCCATCCACGTAACGGAGTTCAAATTCCTGAGCAAAAGTCTGCGTCCGCTGCCCGTTGTTCGGGAAGCAGTTGACGAAGCCACTGGTGAAAAGAAAACGTACGACGCCTTCACCGACCCCGAACAGCGCTACCGCCAGCGCTACGTGGACTTGGTGGTGAACCCGCAGGTGCGCGACGCTTTTGTGAAGCGTACGCAGTTGGTGCAGGCCATGCGCAACTACTTGAACGACAAAGGTTATTTGGAGGTGGAAACCCCTATCCTACAGCCCTTGTATGGCGGTGCGGCCGCTCGCCCCTTCAAAACCCACCACAACACGCTGGACATGACGCTGTATCTGCGCATTGCCAACGAGCTGTACCTAAAGCGCCTGATTGTGGGTGGCTTTGATGGGGTATATGAATTCAGCAAAGACTTCCGCAACGAAGGCATGTCGCGCTTCCACAACCCGGAGTTCACGCAGATGGAACTGTATGTAGCCTATAAAGACTACTACTGGATGATGGACTTGGTAGAAGAAATGGTGGAGCGCGTAGCCCTGACCCTGCACGGCCAGACTGAGGTGCAGGTCGGCGACAACCTCATCAACTTCCAGCGGCCTTGGAAACGCTACACCATGGCCGAATCCATCGAGCACTTCACGGGCTTCAACATCGACGGCAAGTCGGAAGATGAGCTACGTACTGCGGCCAAAGAGTTGAAAGTGGCCCTCGACCCAAGCATGGGCAAAGCTAAGATCATCGATGAAATTTTTGGCGAGCATGTAGAGCCGAAACTGATCCAGCCTACCTTCATCACCGACTACCCGGTGGAAATGTCGCCGCTGGCCAAGAAGCACCGGAGCAAGCCGGGGCTAGTGGAGCGGTTCGAGGCTATCTGCAACGGCAAGGAAATCTGCAACGCCTTCTCGGAGTTGAATGACCCCATCGACCAGCGGGCCCGCTTCGAGGAGCAATTGGAGCTAGGTAAGCGCGGCGACACCGAAGCCATGGTGCTTGACGAGGACTTCCTGCGTGCCCTAGAGTATGGCATGCCGCCTACAGCGGGCTTGGGTATCGGTATAGACCGCCTCAGCATGATCATGACCAACTCCAATTCTATCCAAGATGTGTTGTTCTTCCCACAGATGAAGCCGGAGAACACCAAGTCGGAAAACGCACCAAAGCCTGAGTAA
- a CDS encoding carboxy terminal-processing peptidase encodes MSFPRIKIGLYAAVVLAVFVLASYKLYRRGDARTPQKDAVLVQVMLNGLTQMHYQPEKIDDTFSKRVFDLYLKRIDSNKKFLLASDVAQLRTKYQNDIDDEVKRGTHEFMDQANVLLDQRVKEVQGLYRDILTKPFDFTTEENFETDSDKANFAADKNAQRDEWRKFLKYQTMVRISEMMDAQAKKKDKPLASTSATPSPSTTSEPMRTPAEMEVEARKRVLKYFDDQFNDLLQNDANDRLALYANVIANTYDPHTEYFAPRDKESFDQAMTGRFEGIGASLQEKDGQIKVTDIIPGSASYIQGELKAGDIISRVAQADAEPVSVEGMRLDKAVSMIKGKKGTQVRLTVKKPDNSTKIISIIRDVVTIKETFAQSATINEAGKKIGYIKLPTFYADFNDNGGRSSAEDVKKELEKLKQENVAGVVLDLRFNGGGSLQDAVEMAGLFIDSGPVVQVKGPQGAPSVLNDRDPRVQYSGPLVVLVNKYSASASEILAAAIQDYKRGVVMGAASTYGKGTVQRIFDLDDALPAEFNSIKPFGSLKLTTQKFYRINGGSTQFKGVVPDIILPDAYSYLDQGEKESDYPLKWDEISPARYRAWSQAPATEKLRTASQARVASNPSFRLINELAQRMRKRKDETKVSLKLTAYRAEQLTNKAESDKYDQAQKAAQPLAIAPLSTDLRALGSDTVEVNRASRFTKNLYKDITLREAVSVVKDQM; translated from the coding sequence ATGTCTTTTCCCCGAATCAAGATAGGCTTGTATGCCGCGGTGGTGCTGGCAGTTTTTGTGCTAGCTTCCTATAAGCTCTATCGCCGTGGCGACGCACGTACCCCACAAAAAGACGCCGTGCTGGTGCAGGTAATGCTTAACGGCCTTACCCAGATGCACTATCAGCCCGAGAAAATTGACGACACCTTTTCCAAGCGGGTCTTCGACCTGTATTTGAAACGGATAGATTCCAACAAGAAATTTCTGCTGGCTTCTGATGTAGCGCAGCTGCGCACCAAGTATCAGAACGACATTGATGACGAAGTGAAGCGCGGCACCCATGAGTTCATGGACCAAGCTAACGTGCTTCTTGATCAGCGGGTGAAAGAGGTGCAGGGCCTGTACCGCGACATCCTAACCAAACCGTTCGATTTTACGACCGAAGAGAACTTCGAAACAGATTCCGATAAGGCAAACTTTGCGGCTGACAAAAATGCTCAGCGTGATGAGTGGCGCAAGTTTTTGAAGTACCAGACGATGGTGCGCATTTCAGAAATGATGGATGCGCAGGCTAAAAAGAAAGACAAACCATTGGCTTCCACCAGCGCTACTCCTTCGCCGTCTACTACGTCTGAGCCCATGCGTACGCCCGCCGAAATGGAGGTTGAGGCCCGTAAGCGTGTGCTAAAGTATTTCGACGACCAGTTCAACGACCTGTTGCAGAACGACGCCAATGACCGGTTGGCTTTGTACGCCAACGTTATTGCCAACACCTACGACCCGCACACCGAGTACTTCGCTCCCCGCGATAAAGAGAGCTTTGACCAGGCTATGACTGGCCGCTTCGAAGGCATCGGTGCTTCGCTCCAGGAAAAAGACGGTCAAATCAAGGTGACTGATATTATCCCTGGGAGCGCCTCGTACATTCAAGGCGAGTTGAAAGCAGGTGACATTATCTCCCGCGTTGCGCAGGCTGATGCGGAGCCTGTATCGGTGGAAGGTATGCGCTTGGATAAGGCGGTGTCGATGATCAAAGGCAAAAAGGGTACGCAAGTACGGTTGACCGTAAAGAAGCCTGACAACAGCACCAAGATTATCTCGATTATCCGCGACGTAGTAACCATCAAGGAAACTTTCGCGCAGTCGGCTACCATCAACGAGGCCGGCAAAAAGATTGGTTATATCAAACTACCAACCTTCTACGCTGACTTCAACGACAACGGTGGACGCAGTTCTGCCGAAGACGTGAAGAAAGAACTAGAGAAATTGAAGCAGGAGAATGTGGCCGGTGTGGTACTTGACTTGCGTTTCAACGGCGGTGGTTCTTTGCAGGACGCCGTGGAAATGGCTGGCCTCTTCATCGATAGCGGACCAGTAGTACAGGTGAAAGGTCCACAGGGTGCTCCGAGCGTTTTGAACGACCGTGACCCACGTGTGCAGTACAGTGGCCCACTAGTGGTACTCGTGAACAAGTATAGCGCTTCGGCTTCTGAGATTCTGGCTGCGGCTATCCAGGACTACAAGCGGGGCGTAGTAATGGGTGCTGCTAGCACGTATGGCAAAGGCACCGTACAGCGTATCTTCGATTTGGACGATGCCCTTCCAGCTGAATTCAACAGCATCAAGCCATTTGGCTCGTTGAAGCTTACTACGCAGAAGTTCTACCGCATCAATGGTGGTTCCACCCAATTTAAAGGCGTAGTACCAGATATCATTCTGCCCGATGCGTATAGCTACCTCGACCAGGGTGAGAAAGAATCGGATTATCCGTTGAAGTGGGACGAAATCAGCCCAGCACGCTACCGCGCTTGGTCGCAGGCTCCGGCCACTGAGAAGTTGCGGACGGCTAGTCAGGCACGCGTAGCTTCTAACCCAAGCTTCCGCCTCATAAACGAGCTAGCCCAGCGGATGCGCAAGCGCAAAGACGAAACGAAAGTATCGTTGAAGCTCACTGCTTATCGTGCTGAGCAGTTGACCAACAAAGCAGAGTCCGACAAGTACGATCAGGCCCAGAAAGCAGCACAGCCACTGGCTATTGCTCCTCTTTCTACTGACCTGCGTGCTCTTGGCTCCGATACAGTGGAAGTGAATCGTGCTTCGCGTTTCACGAAGAACTTGTACAAAGACATCACGTTGCGTGAAGCAGTGTCGGTGGTGAAAGATCAGATGTAA
- a CDS encoding proline dehydrogenase family protein, producing MPLTQAPPISFDDTAVAFASKSDAELRKMYALFASMNNNTLVKTGGGMMKAALKWSIPGTKFLIKHSIFRQFCGGETIKECVPVIAELGRYGIGTILDYSVEGEGSDKSFDQTRDEILATIDLAHRSTHIPFSVFKVTGLADSALLEKVQAGKAFTPAEQASYDRAYARVDAICQRAHQYGVRVFVDAEESWFQQTIDNMAYDMMRKYNRESAIVWNTYQLYRHDRLDAIKEAHDQAKQGNYFLGGKLVRGAYMEKEARIASQRGYKNPINPTKQETDALYDESLRYCVQHVDRISICAGTHNEASSKLLTALMQEYDVQPGDQRIWFAQLYGMSDNLSYNLAHAGYNTAKYVPYGPVDAVMPYLLRRADENTAIAGQSSREFLLIQKEIRRRQGR from the coding sequence ATGCCTCTAACCCAAGCTCCGCCCATTTCCTTTGATGACACTGCCGTCGCCTTCGCCTCGAAATCGGATGCAGAGTTGCGCAAGATGTACGCCCTGTTTGCGTCCATGAACAACAACACCCTGGTGAAAACCGGTGGGGGCATGATGAAAGCTGCACTGAAGTGGAGCATACCCGGCACTAAGTTTTTAATCAAACACTCGATTTTCCGCCAGTTCTGCGGCGGCGAAACTATCAAAGAGTGTGTGCCGGTGATTGCGGAGTTGGGCCGCTACGGCATTGGCACTATCCTCGACTACTCGGTGGAAGGGGAAGGCAGCGACAAAAGCTTCGACCAAACTCGCGACGAAATCCTAGCCACTATTGACTTAGCACACCGCTCCACGCACATTCCTTTTTCGGTGTTCAAGGTGACAGGCCTGGCCGATAGCGCGTTGTTGGAGAAAGTGCAGGCAGGCAAAGCCTTTACCCCTGCGGAGCAAGCCAGCTACGACCGGGCATACGCCCGGGTAGATGCCATTTGTCAGCGGGCCCACCAATATGGCGTGCGGGTGTTCGTTGATGCCGAGGAGAGCTGGTTTCAGCAGACCATCGACAACATGGCGTACGACATGATGCGCAAATACAACCGCGAGTCGGCCATCGTATGGAACACCTACCAGCTGTACCGCCACGACCGGCTCGACGCCATCAAAGAAGCGCACGACCAAGCCAAGCAAGGCAACTACTTCTTGGGTGGTAAGCTGGTGCGGGGTGCTTACATGGAGAAGGAGGCGCGGATAGCTAGCCAGCGTGGCTACAAAAATCCCATCAACCCAACGAAGCAGGAAACCGACGCTCTATACGATGAGTCGTTGCGCTACTGCGTGCAGCACGTCGACCGGATTAGCATATGCGCTGGCACCCACAATGAAGCCAGTTCTAAGTTACTCACTGCTTTGATGCAGGAATATGACGTCCAGCCCGGCGACCAGCGCATTTGGTTTGCGCAGCTCTATGGTATGAGCGACAACCTCAGCTACAACCTAGCGCATGCCGGTTACAACACCGCCAAATATGTGCCTTACGGTCCTGTAGACGCTGTTATGCCGTACTTATTGCGCCGCGCCGATGAGAATACCGCCATTGCCGGCCAGAGCAGCCGCGAATTTCTTTTGATTCAAAAAGAAATAAGACGCCGGCAAGGCCGTTAG
- a CDS encoding chorismate mutase: protein MPTTSVSDTLFTRLLSAKGSPLLIAGPCSAETEEQVLATAHGLKALGKVDLFRAGIWKPRTKPGGFEGMGSVALPWLQRVKEETGIPTTVEVATPRHVEEALAHGIDVLWIGARTTVNPFAIQELADALAGTGVPVMVKNPVNPDVALWAGALERLERAGITDLAAIHRGFSTFAPSRYRNAPTWILPIELKSRFPQLPLICDPSHIGGRRDLLLPIAQKALDLDYDGLMIETHPDPDHALSDAAQQVTPVRLGEILNELHFRYRSSNNAEYLNKAEELRQKMDEADREIMEGLARRMALVGELAEYKKENDVKILQMDRWNEIFESRQAWARKLGVNEKFIAELYKLVHLESIRRQTEIMQRPE, encoded by the coding sequence ATGCCAACTACTTCCGTTTCTGACACTCTTTTCACTCGTTTGCTTTCCGCCAAAGGCAGTCCTCTACTTATTGCAGGTCCTTGTTCGGCCGAAACCGAAGAGCAGGTACTGGCCACGGCCCACGGCTTGAAAGCACTGGGCAAAGTTGATTTGTTTCGGGCGGGTATCTGGAAACCGCGGACCAAGCCGGGTGGGTTCGAAGGAATGGGCTCAGTGGCCTTGCCGTGGCTGCAACGCGTGAAAGAGGAAACTGGCATCCCAACTACCGTGGAAGTAGCCACTCCGCGCCACGTAGAGGAAGCACTAGCACACGGTATTGATGTGCTCTGGATTGGGGCTCGAACCACCGTTAATCCTTTCGCCATTCAAGAACTGGCTGATGCGCTGGCCGGCACTGGTGTGCCCGTGATGGTGAAAAACCCAGTGAACCCCGATGTAGCGCTATGGGCTGGTGCGCTGGAACGGTTGGAGCGAGCTGGCATCACCGATTTGGCGGCTATTCACCGTGGGTTTAGCACGTTTGCGCCCTCCCGCTACCGCAACGCGCCCACTTGGATTTTGCCTATTGAGTTGAAGAGCCGGTTTCCGCAACTACCTCTCATCTGCGACCCAAGCCATATTGGGGGGCGCCGCGACCTACTATTGCCCATTGCTCAAAAAGCCCTCGACCTTGATTACGATGGGCTGATGATTGAAACGCACCCCGACCCTGACCATGCCCTCAGCGACGCCGCACAGCAAGTGACACCTGTGCGCCTAGGCGAAATCCTAAATGAGCTACACTTCCGCTACCGCTCTTCCAACAACGCCGAGTACTTGAACAAGGCCGAAGAGCTACGCCAGAAGATGGATGAAGCCGATCGAGAAATTATGGAGGGCTTGGCCAGGCGGATGGCTCTGGTAGGAGAGCTAGCGGAGTACAAGAAGGAAAACGACGTGAAAATCCTGCAAATGGACCGCTGGAACGAAATCTTCGAGTCGAGGCAGGCGTGGGCACGAAAACTAGGAGTGAACGAGAAGTTTATAGCTGAACTCTACAAACTGGTTCACCTGGAAAGCATCCGGCGACAAACCGAAATCATGCAGCGGCCAGAATAA
- the aroB gene encoding 3-dehydroquinate synthase: MNNILSIGPEALPILADLLRQPAVSQVFVLVDANTSRLCYPLLKPHLPEAHSLIEIPAGEEAKTLDSCEAVWNNLTEQQADRFAVLVNLGGGVITDLGGFCAALYKRGIRFVQVPTTLLAQVDASVGGKTGIDFQGFKNHLGVFQEPAGVFIDPAFLATLDPRQLKSGYAEVVKHGLIADAAAFQEQRVNSLFIDDWTDTIRHSVALKQEIVAQDPLEAGPRKLLNFGHTVGHALESFLLSQPGREILHGEAVAAGMVCEAWLSVQHGLLSDTELDQIETFLFSVFEKVQFVTLETEAIAEYARQDKKNAGTTINCTLLETIGRGVYNQPVTVAEIAESLRYYHRL; this comes from the coding sequence TTGAATAATATATTGTCCATTGGTCCGGAGGCATTGCCTATCCTTGCCGACCTGTTGCGTCAGCCGGCTGTAAGTCAGGTGTTTGTGTTAGTGGATGCCAATACCAGCCGGTTATGCTATCCGCTGCTTAAACCGCACCTGCCCGAAGCCCATTCTCTGATTGAGATACCCGCCGGGGAAGAAGCCAAGACGCTGGACTCTTGCGAAGCCGTGTGGAACAACCTAACGGAGCAGCAAGCCGACCGATTTGCGGTGCTAGTGAACCTAGGAGGGGGCGTGATAACCGACTTGGGCGGGTTTTGCGCGGCACTCTACAAGCGCGGCATCCGGTTTGTGCAGGTGCCTACCACCTTACTGGCGCAGGTAGATGCCAGTGTAGGAGGCAAAACTGGAATTGACTTTCAGGGATTCAAAAACCATTTGGGCGTTTTTCAGGAGCCCGCCGGCGTTTTTATTGACCCTGCATTTCTGGCCACTCTCGATCCTCGCCAACTGAAGTCGGGCTATGCGGAAGTGGTGAAGCATGGCTTGATTGCGGACGCTGCCGCTTTCCAGGAGCAGCGGGTCAACAGCCTGTTCATTGACGACTGGACCGATACCATCCGGCATTCAGTGGCCTTGAAACAGGAAATTGTGGCGCAGGACCCCTTGGAAGCAGGCCCACGCAAACTGCTCAACTTTGGCCACACCGTGGGCCATGCGTTGGAGAGCTTTCTGCTTTCCCAACCCGGTCGCGAGATATTGCACGGCGAGGCGGTAGCGGCTGGTATGGTATGTGAGGCTTGGCTGAGTGTGCAACACGGCTTGCTCAGTGATACTGAACTCGACCAGATCGAGACATTCCTGTTTTCGGTTTTCGAGAAAGTGCAGTTTGTAACTCTAGAAACCGAAGCTATTGCCGAGTACGCTCGCCAGGACAAGAAAAACGCGGGTACCACCATCAACTGTACCTTGCTTGAAACAATTGGCCGCGGTGTCTACAATCAGCCTGTTACCGTGGCAGAAATAGCGGAGTCATTGCGGTATTACCATCGGCTGTAG
- a CDS encoding 3-phosphoshikimate 1-carboxyvinyltransferase, which produces MDNLSDANDTQLMQRLLADPTTLELDAEDAGTVMRFLTAYLAVTDRHALLTGTARMRERPIAVLVEALRQLGADISYEEAEGYPPLRLRGWKVVAPEQETENEPTELKVRGDISSQYISALLMVGPMLPNGLRIWLTGKVGSRPYIRMTMALMQHFGGECRDLGTALEARAGRYQPADYTIESDWSAASYWYAMVALAPAGSHITLPGLRRYSWQGDQAIVDIMAQLGVTTEFLTDGVRLVQTTPSAGFTQDFTDCPDLAQTVAVVAAALNVPVLMTGLESLRIKETDRIFALQTELANFGAFLTEETEGFFRVSTENFHVAGQTVATYHDHRMAMAFAPLALRGAITIEAPKVVRKSYPQFWSELEKAGFTTEVQ; this is translated from the coding sequence TTGGATAATCTTTCCGATGCCAACGACACGCAGCTCATGCAACGTTTGCTGGCCGACCCAACCACTCTCGAACTCGATGCCGAAGACGCGGGTACCGTTATGCGTTTCCTGACGGCCTATCTGGCCGTAACCGACCGCCACGCCTTGCTTACCGGCACTGCTCGTATGCGAGAGCGGCCCATAGCTGTATTGGTGGAAGCATTGCGCCAGCTCGGGGCCGATATTTCCTACGAAGAAGCAGAAGGGTACCCGCCGTTGCGCCTACGTGGCTGGAAAGTGGTGGCGCCAGAACAGGAGACAGAAAATGAACCCACCGAGCTGAAAGTGCGCGGCGACATCAGCAGCCAGTACATTTCGGCGTTGTTGATGGTAGGACCTATGCTGCCCAACGGGCTGCGAATTTGGCTAACGGGCAAAGTTGGCTCGCGCCCCTACATCCGGATGACGATGGCCCTAATGCAGCACTTCGGAGGCGAATGCCGCGACTTAGGCACGGCGTTGGAGGCCCGCGCCGGCCGCTACCAACCCGCTGACTATACCATCGAATCGGATTGGTCGGCGGCAAGTTACTGGTATGCTATGGTAGCCTTGGCGCCTGCGGGTTCGCACATCACGCTGCCTGGTTTGCGCCGTTATTCCTGGCAAGGCGACCAAGCCATTGTTGACATCATGGCGCAGCTAGGAGTAACCACGGAATTCCTAACCGATGGCGTCCGGCTGGTACAAACCACTCCTTCCGCTGGCTTCACCCAAGATTTCACCGACTGCCCCGACCTAGCGCAGACGGTTGCCGTGGTAGCCGCTGCTTTGAATGTGCCTGTACTCATGACTGGCCTAGAAAGCCTACGCATCAAGGAAACCGACCGAATTTTCGCGTTGCAAACGGAGTTGGCCAACTTTGGCGCTTTCCTCACCGAGGAAACAGAAGGGTTCTTCCGGGTGTCCACGGAGAACTTCCACGTAGCCGGCCAAACTGTAGCCACCTACCATGACCACCGCATGGCTATGGCTTTCGCGCCGTTGGCGTTGCGTGGTGCTATCACCATCGAGGCTCCAAAAGTAGTACGCAAGTCGTATCCACAGTTCTGGTCGGAGCTGGAAAAAGCTGGGTTCACTACTGAAGTTCAGTAG
- a CDS encoding ABC transporter substrate-binding protein, producing the protein MLPMNFDICKVPLTVTDQMGQRVVVPFPPQRIVSLVPSQTELLYDLGIGNRVVGVTKFCIHPPVARQQAMVIGGTKNFDFAKIASCKPDLIIGNKEENYQEGIQLLALQYPVWLSDIYTLPNALDMISRVALLTGRKHIAEPLLAEIAQSFEALPVVSTPIPAAYFIWRKPYMVAASGTFIDDMLRRAGYSNVFSHLGRYPEVTPELVAAAAPQQILLSSEPYPFSEKHIAEFQTMCPQAQIRIVDGELFSWHGSRLRYSAGYFKSLTTANFAS; encoded by the coding sequence ATGCTGCCAATGAATTTTGATATATGTAAGGTGCCGCTTACTGTCACCGATCAGATGGGTCAGCGCGTAGTGGTGCCGTTTCCGCCGCAACGCATTGTGTCGCTGGTGCCGTCGCAAACGGAGTTGCTGTACGACTTGGGTATCGGAAACCGGGTTGTAGGCGTCACAAAGTTTTGCATTCACCCACCGGTTGCTCGTCAACAAGCTATGGTTATCGGCGGAACAAAAAACTTCGACTTCGCCAAAATTGCTTCTTGTAAGCCAGACCTGATCATCGGCAACAAAGAGGAAAATTATCAGGAGGGCATACAACTGCTGGCTTTGCAATACCCTGTGTGGCTTAGTGACATCTACACGCTACCAAACGCCCTCGATATGATAAGCCGGGTGGCGCTCCTTACTGGCCGCAAACACATAGCAGAACCGTTGCTTGCTGAAATAGCGCAGTCGTTCGAAGCGTTGCCAGTCGTTTCCACCCCTATTCCAGCCGCTTATTTCATTTGGCGCAAGCCGTACATGGTAGCGGCTTCCGGCACATTCATCGATGACATGCTGCGCCGAGCTGGGTACAGCAATGTGTTCAGCCACCTTGGCCGATACCCAGAGGTTACGCCCGAACTGGTAGCTGCAGCAGCTCCACAGCAGATTCTGCTTTCGTCGGAGCCGTATCCGTTCAGTGAAAAGCATATAGCTGAGTTTCAAACTATGTGCCCGCAAGCTCAGATTCGCATTGTAGATGGCGAGCTATTCAGCTGGCATGGTAGCCGGCTGAGATACTCTGCCGGCTATTTTAAGTCATTGACTACTGCCAATTTCGCGTCTTAG
- a CDS encoding M42 family metallopeptidase, which produces MRQESFDFLQKYLNNPSPTGFEKEGQKIWLDYIKPYIDEYFVDTYGTVVGVINPEAKYKVVIEAHADEISYFVNFITESGFLYLRRNGGSDPLVAPSKRVNIHTAKGIVKAVFGWPAIHVRKVEQDKAPTIETVFLDCGASSKEEVEQMGIHVGSVVTFEDEFMVLNDKYYVGRALDNRVGGFMIAEVARMLKENGNTLPFGLYIVNAVQEEIGLRGAEMVAHRIQPDVAIITDVTHDTQSPMYEKKTAGDLFCGKGPVITYGPAVQNNLRDLIIRTAQEAEIPFQRAAATRATGTDTDAFAYSGAGVASALISLPLKYMHTTVETVHKDDVEAVTKLIYETLLRIEDNHDFRYFS; this is translated from the coding sequence ATGCGACAGGAAAGCTTCGATTTTTTACAGAAGTACCTCAATAACCCCTCTCCCACCGGTTTCGAGAAAGAAGGTCAGAAAATATGGCTTGACTACATCAAGCCGTATATCGACGAGTATTTCGTGGACACGTACGGCACAGTCGTGGGGGTTATCAATCCAGAGGCGAAATACAAAGTGGTTATCGAGGCTCATGCCGACGAAATCAGCTATTTCGTCAACTTCATTACGGAGTCTGGATTCTTGTATCTGCGCCGCAACGGTGGTTCCGACCCATTGGTAGCTCCTAGCAAGCGGGTAAACATCCATACAGCCAAGGGCATTGTGAAAGCGGTGTTCGGTTGGCCCGCTATTCACGTGCGGAAAGTAGAGCAAGACAAGGCTCCTACCATTGAAACGGTATTTTTGGACTGCGGCGCCTCCAGCAAAGAGGAAGTCGAGCAAATGGGCATCCACGTGGGCTCCGTCGTTACGTTCGAAGACGAGTTCATGGTGCTCAACGACAAGTACTACGTGGGCCGGGCACTGGACAACCGCGTCGGTGGATTTATGATAGCCGAGGTGGCTCGGATGCTAAAGGAAAACGGTAACACGCTGCCCTTCGGCCTCTACATTGTGAATGCAGTACAAGAGGAAATTGGCCTGCGAGGCGCTGAAATGGTAGCGCACCGCATTCAACCCGACGTAGCCATCATCACGGACGTGACTCACGACACCCAGTCGCCGATGTATGAAAAGAAGACAGCTGGCGACTTGTTCTGCGGGAAAGGACCAGTGATAACCTATGGTCCGGCCGTGCAAAACAACCTGCGCGACCTAATCATCCGGACCGCTCAGGAAGCGGAAATTCCGTTCCAGCGCGCCGCCGCTACCCGCGCCACCGGCACCGATACAGATGCATTTGCTTACTCAGGAGCAGGAGTAGCTTCTGCTCTGATTTCGTTGCCACTCAAGTACATGCACACAACCGTTGAAACAGTGCACAAAGATGATGTGGAGGCTGTGACCAAGCTCATCTATGAAACGCTGCTGCGCATTGAGGACAACCATGATTTCCGATACTTCAGCTAA